The DNA segment CACCGCGACTGGCTGCAGCGCGAGGAGACCATGGTCGCGCTGGTGCACGGCGATCCCACCAACCCGCGCACCCCCCAGCTCATCGGCGCACTGGCCGAAGCCGTCCCCAACCTGTTCATGTTCGGTGGCATCACCTCCAGTCAAGGCGAACATCGCCAGGTCGCGGACCTGGTCGTCGGCGGCGGGTTATCGGGCGTCATATTTGGCCCAGAGGTCGGTCTGGTCACCGCTCACACGCAAGGCTGCACCCCCATCGGGCCGCGCCACCGCATCACCCGCAGCGACCGCAATCTTGTGGTCGATCTCGACCACGAACCGGCGCTCCAGGTCATGAAGGCCGACATCGGCGAGGTACTCGCGCGCGACCTCAACCGCGTTGGCGGCTACATCTTCGCCGGCCTGCCGGTGCCCGGCAGCGACGATGACGACTATCTGATCCGCAATCTCGTCGGTGTCGACCAGCCACGCCAGATCCTCGCCATCGGGGATTACGCCGAAGAAGGCGGCGAGCTGATGTTCTGCCGGCGCGACGGCAACACCGCGCGCGCCGATCTCCAGCGCATGCTCGGCGACCTTCAAGGACGAATGAACGGCACGCCGCGCGGCGCCGTCTACGTTTCCTGCGTCGGGCGCGGACGCTATCAGTTCGGTGACGACTCCGCCGAACTCAAGCTCATTCAAGAGGCGCTCGGCGACGTGCCGCTGGTGGGCTTCTTCGCCAACGGCGAGATCTTCCGCAACCGGCTCTACGGCTTCACCGGCGTCCTCACCCTATTCCTCTAACCCCCGCTCACGGAGAACCCCCATGCAATACCGTCCCCTGGGACATACCGACCTGTCGGTCAGTCTGATCTGCCTCGGCACCATGACCTTCGGCGAGCAGAATACCGAGGCCGAGGCACACAGCCAGCTCGACCGCGCGCTGGCTGCCGGCATCAACTTCGTCGATGCCGCCGAGATGTATCCCGTGCCGCCAAGGGCCGAGACCCAGGGGCGTACCGAGTCCCATATCGGCAGCTGGCTGAAGAAAACGGGGCGTCGCAACGACATCGTGCTCGCGAGCAAGGTCGCCGGACCCGGCAATGGTCTGGACTACCTGCGCGGCGGCCCACGCCTGACCACCGCACATATTAATCAGGCCGTTGAGGACAGCCTGCGCCGACTGAACACCGACGTCATCGACCTCTATCAGGTGCACTGGCCAGATCGCAATACCAACTTCTTCGGTCAACTTGGCTACACCCACAACGCCGACGAGAACGCCACCCCGATCGAGGAAACCCTCACCGCACTGGCCCGTCTGGTCGAACAGGGCAAGATTCGTCACATCGGCCTATCCAACGAGACACCCTGGGGCGCAATGCGCTACCTGCATCTCGCCGAAACGCTCGGCCTGCCAAAACCGATCAGCATCCAGAATCCATACAACCTGCTCAACCGCAGCTTCGAGGCCGGTCTCGCCGAGGTGGCGCACCGCGAGGGGCTGGGTCTGCTCGCCTATTCGCCGCTCGCCTTCGGCGTGCTCAGTGGCAAGTACCTCGGCGGCAAGCGTCCTGCGGGGGCTCGCGTCACCCTGTTCGAACGCTTCCAGCGATACAGCGCGCCCTACGTCGACGGCATCGTCGCACAATACGCACAGCTGGCCACCGACCACGACCTGAGCCTCACGCAGTTGGCACTGGCCTACGTAAACAGCCGCAGTTTCCTGACCAGCAACATTATCGGCGCCACCACGTTGGAACAGCTCGACGAAGATATCGGCAGTGCAGACGTCACCCTCAGCGAAGAAGTACTCGCCGCCATCGAACAGATCCACGAGCGGCACCCCTACCCCTGCCCCTAAGACGAAACCCCGCGCAGCCCAGCATCGGCATGCCGGCCGCGCGGGGCGCTCTGCGTTATGCTCAGCACATGTCCGTAACGCAGATTCCCTCACTGATCGACAGCCATTGCCATCTCGACGACGAGCATTTCAACGTCGACCGCGCTTCGGTGCTGACGCGCGCGCGCGCGGCCGGTGTCGGTGCCATCATCCTGCCGGCGGTCAGCGCCGCGAGCTGGTCGCGGTTGCGGGCCATCGCCGACCCAGGGCAAGGGCTGTACCCCGCCTACGGCCTTCACCCAATGTACCTGCCCGAACACCGCCCCGAACACCTAGGCGAATTGTCCGAATGGCTCGGACGCGAGCGCCCAGTCGCCGTGGGTGAGTGCGGGCTGGATTTCTATGTCGGCGGCCTCGATCCCGCCACGCAAACCGAATACCTGATCGCCCAACTGAGAC comes from the Acidihalobacter yilgarnensis genome and includes:
- a CDS encoding FIST signal transduction protein, with the protein product MERFALAHTTGIEPEQLIADCARQLGPLPESASLGILYLTDALAPRLDELVEGLREVTGVPHWVGTVGVAISVTGHEYYDAPALCVLVGDFPPHSFRMMPLIDSDPSHYLALHRDWLQREETMVALVHGDPTNPRTPQLIGALAEAVPNLFMFGGITSSQGEHRQVADLVVGGGLSGVIFGPEVGLVTAHTQGCTPIGPRHRITRSDRNLVVDLDHEPALQVMKADIGEVLARDLNRVGGYIFAGLPVPGSDDDDYLIRNLVGVDQPRQILAIGDYAEEGGELMFCRRDGNTARADLQRMLGDLQGRMNGTPRGAVYVSCVGRGRYQFGDDSAELKLIQEALGDVPLVGFFANGEIFRNRLYGFTGVLTLFL
- a CDS encoding NADP(H)-dependent aldo-keto reductase — translated: MQYRPLGHTDLSVSLICLGTMTFGEQNTEAEAHSQLDRALAAGINFVDAAEMYPVPPRAETQGRTESHIGSWLKKTGRRNDIVLASKVAGPGNGLDYLRGGPRLTTAHINQAVEDSLRRLNTDVIDLYQVHWPDRNTNFFGQLGYTHNADENATPIEETLTALARLVEQGKIRHIGLSNETPWGAMRYLHLAETLGLPKPISIQNPYNLLNRSFEAGLAEVAHREGLGLLAYSPLAFGVLSGKYLGGKRPAGARVTLFERFQRYSAPYVDGIVAQYAQLATDHDLSLTQLALAYVNSRSFLTSNIIGATTLEQLDEDIGSADVTLSEEVLAAIEQIHERHPYPCP